A segment of the Carya illinoinensis cultivar Pawnee chromosome 1, C.illinoinensisPawnee_v1, whole genome shotgun sequence genome:
TTTTAGCAACGCCGACGAGAAACGAGCAGAAAGTGCAAGCACGAATCCCTAAAGGTAGGTAATCTTCTGCTAATTTCAACTTCCCTAGCTCTGCATTGTTTTCATTATTTCCTAGAGTCTTGGGGAATACTGAGATCAAGATAAATTATTAACTCCAGAGAAAAAGGAAATGGGGAGTACGTTTGGTGATGGAGAAAGTTGGGTGAGAGGGCCATTGATCTGCAAAGGAGGTTTTTGGTCCGTGTTTCTTGCTACTTTGAAGAAACCCAAATCAATGTTCGTTTGTTTCCCTTCAACCATGGCGGTGAAATCTACAGGGTTGTCTGTTTCTGGTTCGCTCTAGAAGGAGAAAGAGGTTCTCGACAATGTCAAAGGCTGCCCTTATGTGATTGACTATTTCGGGGAAGAGATTACGACCCAAGAAAATGGAGAGATGGTTTACAATCTTTTATTGGAGTATGCCTCTGGAAGAACACTAGCATATTCAATCAAGAAATCCGATGTTCGTCGATTGCCCGAAACTGATGTAAAAAGCTATACCTGGTCAATCCTCAAAGGGCTGAGTCACATTCATGACTATGGTTTCGTTCACTGCGATTTAAAGCCTGACAATGTTTTACTCGTACCTACCATTAGCCTCGGTGGTAATTTTGTGGTAAAGATTGGGGATTTTGGATTGGCAAAGAGATcggcaaagaaaaagaaaaggaggatgGACTTGGACGTTTACTTGAGAGGCATGCCTCTCTATATGGCACCTGAAGCAGTGATTAAGAATGTATAGGAGCCTCCCAGTGATATTTGGGCTCTTGGGTGTCTTGTGTGCGAGATGCTTACTGGAAAATCTCCTTGGAATAGGGATAAAGAATTGAATGCAGAGAAGCTTTTACAGTTGATTGGCAATGAGCATGAAGTTCCCAAAATTCCAAGTGGTGTTTCAGATGAAGCAAAGAGTTTCTTGAAGTCGTGTCTCGTGGGGAAACCCAcatagggctgagcaccgacagGGTCGGAGTCGGTATCTGGgtcatccgactccgactccgactttgtcggaggccgagtccgacctccgactccggctCCAAAGAAGATATGCTCCGCTCCGGCTCCGGCTCTGACTTGTCGGAGTGGAGTCGGGACGGAGTCGGTGAGACCGTGGGAGGGCATGGGCCCGTGAGCACCGTGCGATCACTGCGATGAACCAGATCTGCGACGGCGTGGGGACTCGGGGCGACGGCCGACGGGGGCACCTGAAAAGTTAAAACAGAGcttaacaaaacaaaaaacaaatcaacaaccAGTTACCAAGTTACCAACAAACAAATCGACTGGCGCCGGAGAACGATTCGAACGAAGAGAAGGCACCGACTACGATTTCAAACCCATATGGGCCATATCCATGATttccgtgagagagagagagagagataggagaTACCGGAGAAGCCGTCGGAGGCTGGGGCTGCGCGGCTGCGCCGTTTCTTGGGGGCTGAGTGCCGCACTGCAGTCTGCCGAGTGCCGAATGGCCAGAGACTAGAGAGAGAGTGACTGAGTTTGAAACCCTACGAACCAGATCAGTGTCGGGGAAGGAGGGGGGGGGGCCGAGGGAATGGGGATGGAAATATCTTGACTGAAGATTGAAGTAAACGGCGCAGAGACTAGAGAGAGAGTGACTGAGTTTTGAAACCCTAATCACTAATCAATGTCGGGGaaggagggggagggggggccGAGGGAATGGAGATGGAAATATATTAACTGAAGATTGaagtaaacggcgccgtttaccaCCAAAACGGCGCTGTTTTACTACAATTAATTATTAACTCTGTTTTTGTGCCCAAAACAGAGTCCAACGACACCGTTTGGGCTCTGTTTTGGTACtttcagccttttttttttttttaactctaaatcaaata
Coding sequences within it:
- the LOC122302467 gene encoding mitogen-activated protein kinase kinase kinase 20-like, whose amino-acid sequence is MGSTFGDGESWKEKEVLDNVKGCPYVIDYFGEEITTQENGEMVYNLLLEYASGRTLAYSIKKSDVRRLPETDVKSYTWSILKGLSHIHDYGFVHCDLKPDNVLLVPTISLGGNFVVKIGDFGLAKRSEPPSDIWALGCLVCEMLTGKSPWNRDKELNAEKLLQLIGNEHEVPKIPSGVSDEAKSFLKSCLVGKPT